Within the Streptomyces sp. R41 genome, the region CGTGGACGTCGTCGCTCTGCAGGGCGAGCGTGAACTGGCCGCCGACAACCGGGTCCTGGGCAGGTTCCAGCTGAAGGACATCCGCCCGGCACCGCGCGGTGAGCCGCAAGTCGAGGTCACCTTCGACATCGACGCCAACGGCATCCTGAACGTGACCGCTCGGGACAAGGACACCGGCAAGGAGCAGTCCATCACCATCAGCGAGGGCTCCAACCTCGACCAGGGCGAGGTCGAGCGGATGATCCAGGAGGCCGAGCGCCACCGTGGCGAGGACAAGGCGCTGCGCGAGGCCGTGGACGCCCGCAACGAGCTCGACGCCGTGGCCTACCAGGTCGAACGCCGGCTGAGCGAGCTGGGCGACGCCGCTCCCTCGCACGAGCGGGCCCGCGCGGACATGCTCGTCGCCGACGCCCGGGAGGCGGTCAAGCAGGAGGCGCCGCCGGACAAGGTCAGGCCGCTCACCTCCGAGCTGCAGCAGATGCTGGCCTCGCTCGCCGCCCACCAGGCGGGCGCGACCGCCCAGGCCCAGGCCGGCGCGGACGAGACCGCGAGCAGCACCGCGGGTTCCGAAGACGACGTGATCGACGCGGAATTCGACAAGAGCTGAGGTGCGGTCATGGCCACCGGACAGGAGCCGATGACGCCCCCGGAGCAGCAACCGGTCGAGAACCCGACCGCACAGCAGCCGGTCGAGAACGCCACGACCGCGCGGCAGCCGGAGGCGGACGATCAGACCGCGGCCCTCGACGAACTCCGGGACCGCTGGCGCAGGGCGCTCGCCGATCTGGACAACCTGCGCAAGCGCCACGCGAAGGAACTGGAGCGCGTACGCGGTGACGAGCGCGCCCGTACGGCTGCGGCCTGGCTGCCCGTTCTGGACAATCTGGAACGGGCTCTGGCCCACGCCGACGCGGACCCGACCGCCGTGCTGAAGGGCGTCGAAGCCGTACGCGATCAGGCCGTCGAGGTGCTGCGCGGCCTCGGATACCCCCGCTACGAGGAGACCGGGGTGCCCTTCGACCCGACCCGGCACGAGGTCGTCGGCGTGGTCGACGATCCCGACGCCGAGCCGAACACCGTGGCCCAGGTGGTGAGTCCGGGCTACGGCGCGGACGGGAAGCAGCTGCGTCCCGCGTTCGTCGTGGTCAGCAAGCGGCAGGAGTGACGCCCCATGGCACGCGACTACTACGACGTGCTCGGGGTGTCGCGCGACGCGAGCTCGGAGGAGATCCAGCAGGCCTTTCGCAAGCTGGCGCGCAAGCACCACCCCGACATCAACAAGGACCCACAGGCCGAGGAACGCTTCAAGGAGATCAACGACGCGTACAGCGTGCTGTCCGACCCCAAGACACGGCAGCGCTTCGACCGCTTCGGTGAGAACTTCCGGCAGATCCCGGAGGACTACGACGAGCGGGTGGCCGCCGGGGCGGGCGCCCGTGGCGGCTGGGGCGCAAGAGGAGGAACGGGCGGCACCCGGGTCCGCTTCCGCACCGACGAAGGTGTCGACTTCGACGGCTCCGGCATCGACATCGAGGACCTGTTCGGCGGGATCTTCGGACGGGGTGGCGGCGGGGGCTGGGGACCGGTTCCCGGCGCCGACCAGGAGGCCGAGATCCAGCTCGGCGTCGAGGAGGCGTACCGGGGCGGCAAGCGCAGCGTCACCCTGGGCGGGCCGGGCGGACAGCGGACGTACGACGTCAACATCCCGCGCGGCGTGGCCGACGGGCAGCGCATCCGGCTGGCCGGAGAGGGCGGGAAGGGCAGTGGCGACGCCCCATCGGGCGACCTGTATCTGCGGGTTCGGATCAAGCCCGACGCGCGTTTCCGTCTGGAGGGCCGCGACATTCACGTCGTCGTCCCGGTGACGCCTTGGGAGGCGGCGCTCGGCGCGACCGTGCCGGTGCCCACCCCCGGCGGCACGGCCAAGGTCACGGTCCCCGCGGGTTCGTCCAGCGGCCGTCGGCTACGGCTGCGCGGTGAGGGCATGCCCAACCCGCGTGGGAAGAGCGGGGACTTGTACGCGGAGATCCGCGTCATGGTGCCGCCCGATCCCACCGCCCGCGAGCGTGAGCTCCTCGAGGAGCTGGCCGCCGTGTCCGCCTTCGATCCGAGGAGGCCCCGATGACCACAGCCCCTGGTCCCGGCGGCGAGAACCGCCGAACGGCCACCCCGGTCTCCCGGCCGGGCCTGAACGTGCTGGTCCGCACCACCGCCCTCGTGCCGGTCCGCCGGCTCGGTCTCGACGTCGTCGCCCGGCGGTCCGGACTCCATCCGGACCTCGTACGGCGATTCGTCGCCCTCGGCCTCGTCGACGCCACCCGGGACGCCGCCGGGCGGCTGTGGTTCGAGCCGTCCGCTCCCGCCACCCTCGCCCGCATCCAACGTCTACGGGCCGCGCTCCCCCTCAACTACGCCTCCCTGGGTCTGGTGCTCGATCTGCTCGACCGGATCAGTGAGTTGGAGGACGCGCTGAGGCGCAGCAACGCCGGCTCCAGGAGTGATGAATCGTGGATATGAACCGGCTCACCCAGAAGTCCCAGCAAGCGCTGCAGGAAGCGCAGACGATCGCCGGCCGGCTGAACCAGACCGAGGTCGACGGCGAGCATCTGCTCCTCGCCCTCCTCGACCAGCCGGACGGACTGATACCACGTCTGATCGACCAGTCCGGAGCCGACACCCGGGCCCTGCGCACCGCCCTCTCCGACGAGTTGGCGCGTCGTCCGAAGGTGACCGGCCCCGGCGCCACCCCCGGCCAGGTGTACGTCACCCAGCGGCTGGCCAAGGTGCTGGACGCGGCCGAGCAGGAGGCCAAGCGGCTCAAGGACGAGTACGTGTCCGTCGAGCACCTGCTCCTGGCGCTGACCGACGAGGGCTCGCGGACCGCGGCCGGACGTCTGCTCAAGGAGTACGGCGTCACCAAGGACGCGTTCCTGTCGGCGCTGACCCGGATCCGCGGCCACCAGCGCGTCACCTCGGCGACGCCCGAAGCGTCGTACGAGGCATTGGAGAAGTACGGCCGTGACCTGGTCTCGGAGGCGCGCAGCGGCAGGATGGACCCGGTGATCGGCCGGGACGCGGAGATCCGTCGCGTGATCCAGATCCTCAGCCGCAAGACCAAGAACAACCCCGTACTCATCGGTGACCCGGGCGTCGGCAAGACCGCCATCGTGGAAGGTCTCGCGCAGCGCATCGTGCGGGGTGACGTGCCCGACGGGCTGCGCGATCGCACGATCTTCTCGCTCGACATGAGTTCGCTGGTGGCGGGCGCCAAGTACCGAGGCGAGTTCGAGGAGCGCCTGCAGGCCGTGCTGAGCGAGGTCAAGGCGGGCGAGGGGCGCATCCTGCTCTTCGTCGACGAACTGCACACGGTCGTCGGCGCGGGCGGCGGCGCCGAGGGCGCGATGGACGCGGGGAACATGCTCAAGCCGATGCTGGCGCGCGGCGAGCTGCACATGATCGGCGCCACCACCATGGAGGAGTACCGCAAGTACGTCGAGACCGACGCCGCCCTCGAACGCCGCTTCCAGCAAGTACTGGTGGACGAGCCGAGCGTGGAGGACACCGTCTCCATCCTGCGCGGGCTGCGCGAGCGCCTGGAGGTCTTCCACGGCGTGAAGATCCAGGACACCGCGCTGGTCGCGGCGGCGACGCTGAGCCACCGTTACATCTCCGACCGGTTCCTGCCCGACAAGGCCATCGACCTCGTCGACGAGGCCTGCGCGCGGCTGCGGACCGAGATCGACTCCATGCCGGCCGAACTGGACGAGATCACCCGCCGGGTGACCCGCCTGGAGATCGAGGACGCGGCGCTCGCCAAGGAGAGCGACCCGGCCAGCGCCAAGCGCCTGGACGAGCTGCGCCGCGAACTGTCCGACCTGCGCGCCGAGTCCGACGCCATGCACGCCCAGTGGGAGGCCGAACGCCAGGCCATCCGCCGCGTACAGGACCTGCGCCAGGAGCTGGAGCAGGTGCGGCAGGAGGCCGAGGAGGCGGAACGCGCCTACGACCTCAACCGTGCCGCGGAGCTGCGCTACGGCACGCTCACCGAACTCGACCGCCGGCTGGCGGCCGAAGAGGAGCGGCTGGACACCAAGCAGGGCGAGAACCGGCTGCTGCGCGAGGTGGTGACGGAGGACGAGATCGCGGAGATCGTCGCGGCCTGGACCGGCATCCCCGTCACCCGTCTGCAGGAGGGCGAGCGCGAGAAGCTGCTGCGCCTCGACGAGATCCTCACCGAGAGGGTGGTCGGCCAGGACGAGGCGGTCAAGCTGGTCACCGACGCGATCATCCGGGCCCGTTCGGGCATTCGCGATCCGCGCCGGCCCATCGGTTCGTTCATCTTCCTCGGCCCCACGGGGGTCGGGAAGACCGAGCTGGCCAAGACGCTCGCGGCAGCCCTCTTCGACTCCGAGGAGAACATGATCCGCCTGGACATGAGCGAGTACCAGGAACGGCACACGGTCAGCAGGCTGGTGGGAGCGCCTCCCGGGTACGTCGGCTACGAGGAGGGCGGCCAGCTCACCGAGGCGGTGCGCCGCAAGCCGTACTCGGTGGTGCTGTTCGACGAGATCGAGAAGGCCCACGCCGATGTGTTCAACACCCTTCTCCAGGTGCTCGACGACGGCCGGATCACCGACTCCCAGGGCCGCACCGTCGACTTCCGCAACACCGTGGTCATCATGACGTCCAACATCGGTTCGGCCCACCTTCTCGACGGGGTGACCGCCGACGGCGAGATCAAGCCCGACGTGCGGGCCCTGGTCCTGAGCGAGCTGCAGAGCCACTTCCGGCCCGAGTTCCTCAACCGGGTCGACGACATCGTGCTGTTCAAGCCGCTGGGCATGACCCAGATCGAGCACATCGTGGAGCTGCAGTTCAACGACCTGCGCAAGCGTCTGGCCGAACGGCAGATCACCGTCGAACTCAGCAACCCCGCGCGTGATCTCATCGCCCAACAGGGCTTCGACCCCGTGTACGGAGCACGCCCGCTGCGCCGGTACATCTCCCACGAGGTCGAGACGCTCATCGGGCGGGCACTGATCCGCGGTGACGTGCAGGACGGCACGGCGATCCGGGTCGACGCGCAGAACGGCGAACTGGTCATCACCTACGGCGAGTCGACCGAGCGGGACGTGCGGAAAGCCGCGTGAGTCCGATGGCCACGAGCCGGAGCAGGACGATCGTCTGCGACCAGTGCGGCCGCAAGAACCGGGTACCGGCGGCGGCCGAGGGCGCCCCGCGCTGCGGGAACTGCCGCTCCCCGCTCGCGTGGATCGCCGACGCCGGCGACCAGGACTTCGCGGAGATCGCCGAGCAGGCGAAGCCGTACGTTCTGGTCGACCTGTGGGCCACCTGGTGCGGGCCCTGCCGAATGGTCAGCCCCGCACTGGAACAGGTGGCCCACCAGCTCGCCGGGCAGGTCAAGTTGGTCAAGGTCGACATCGACCAGAATCCACGGCTCGCCCAGCGCTTCCAGGTGCAGGCCGTGCCGACCCTTCTCCTCCTCGACAAGGGCGAGGTGATCTCCCGCAAGACGGGCGCGGCACCCGCTCCGGCGCTGCGGCAGTGGGTCGAGGAGAGCCTGGCGGTTCGCCGGTGAACCCGCCTCCCGCTGCGCCGGAGACGTGAGAAGCGGCTCCGTCGAGCGGGTGGCCTCCGCGGTGGGCGAGGGCGCCATCGCCGTCCGGCTCGTGCACGAACACCGGGCGCAGGAGGGCGACTTGGTCCGGACGGCAGCGGAGAACGCGCCGGGGGAACTCCCTTCCGCGACAAGAGGGCGCATAGCATTGCCTGATGCCTCGACTTCAACTCCTCCGTCTCGACCACGCCCCGGCTCTTCTTCGGTTCGAGCGGGAGAACCGGGACTACTTCGCCGCCTCGATTCCCGACCGAGGCGACGAGTACTTCGCCCACTTCGACGCACGGCACGACGAGTTGCTCGCCGAGCAGGCGGCGGGGCTGCGCTTCTTCCATCTCGTGATGGACGACAGCGGTGCGGTGCTGGGACGCGTCAACTTGGTCGACGTGGCGGACGGTTCGGCCGATCTCGGCTATCGGATCGCCGAGCGGGCTGCCGGGCGGGGACTCGCCACGACAGCCGTGCGCGAAGTCTGTGCCCTGGCCGTCGCGGAGTATGGCCTGAGCACACTGCGGGCCGCCACGACCCTCGACAACACCGGTTCGCGAACGGTCCTGGCCCGTACGGGATTTCGGTCCGTCGGCGAGATCCTGCTGAGCGGCCGCCCGGGCCTTCGCTTCGTCCGGGAGCTGCGAGACACGGACCGGGCGGTGCCCGAATGGGCGGACGACGCCGTTCAGGGAATCGGTTCGGCGGAGGGGATGATCGGCGACTGATAGGCGCCACTGGCCAGCATGCGTACCTCCCCCGCCGGGCTGATCTCGGCACGGAGGATGCCCGTCGGATCGCAGTACACCGGGTTGCCGCCCGGGCCGAGGGCGTCGGTCCTTTCGACGACCACCTCGTCCGTCACGACGCTGGTACCCGATCCGGGGTGCGTGAAGGTCAGCCGGTAGCGGTCCATGGTCTTCATGACGCCCTCCCACGCTGGGAACGAATGCGGGCAAATGGGTACCCCTCCATGATGCGGCCAGATCCCCTCGACGGCAGCACTCGCGACAACCGACGGCGTGGGCCCGCGCCACACGGCCCCGGCGAGCTTCGTTCACATTGCGTGACGCCTCTCGCCTCCGGGCGCCGGGCAGTGTAGACATAGGCACATGGTCGGACTATTGGGTCGATCCCGGGCTCAGTCGACCCGCCGCCTCAAGACCCCCCTCGATCAGCATGGGCCACACGGAGGCAGGCACCGACGCAGCCCGTCCGCCGGGCCCAGGTCGGCGCTGAGCGGGCGCAGCGTCGCCGGGCAGGTCTTCCTCCTGCAAGTGGTGATCGTGCTGCTCCTGGTCGTGTCCGGGGTGGTGGCGCTGGTGCTCCAGGTACGTCACGACAGCACCCAGGAGGCCCGCAACCGTTCGCTCGCCGTCGCCG harbors:
- the trxA gene encoding thioredoxin — encoded protein: MATSRSRTIVCDQCGRKNRVPAAAEGAPRCGNCRSPLAWIADAGDQDFAEIAEQAKPYVLVDLWATWCGPCRMVSPALEQVAHQLAGQVKLVKVDIDQNPRLAQRFQVQAVPTLLLLDKGEVISRKTGAAPAPALRQWVEESLAVRR
- a CDS encoding DnaJ C-terminal domain-containing protein — its product is MARDYYDVLGVSRDASSEEIQQAFRKLARKHHPDINKDPQAEERFKEINDAYSVLSDPKTRQRFDRFGENFRQIPEDYDERVAAGAGARGGWGARGGTGGTRVRFRTDEGVDFDGSGIDIEDLFGGIFGRGGGGGWGPVPGADQEAEIQLGVEEAYRGGKRSVTLGGPGGQRTYDVNIPRGVADGQRIRLAGEGGKGSGDAPSGDLYLRVRIKPDARFRLEGRDIHVVVPVTPWEAALGATVPVPTPGGTAKVTVPAGSSSGRRLRLRGEGMPNPRGKSGDLYAEIRVMVPPDPTARERELLEELAAVSAFDPRRPR
- a CDS encoding chaperone modulator CbpM, which encodes MTTAPGPGGENRRTATPVSRPGLNVLVRTTALVPVRRLGLDVVARRSGLHPDLVRRFVALGLVDATRDAAGRLWFEPSAPATLARIQRLRAALPLNYASLGLVLDLLDRISELEDALRRSNAGSRSDESWI
- a CDS encoding nucleotide exchange factor GrpE: MATGQEPMTPPEQQPVENPTAQQPVENATTARQPEADDQTAALDELRDRWRRALADLDNLRKRHAKELERVRGDERARTAAAWLPVLDNLERALAHADADPTAVLKGVEAVRDQAVEVLRGLGYPRYEETGVPFDPTRHEVVGVVDDPDAEPNTVAQVVSPGYGADGKQLRPAFVVVSKRQE
- a CDS encoding DUF6296 family protein codes for the protein MKTMDRYRLTFTHPGSGTSVVTDEVVVERTDALGPGGNPVYCDPTGILRAEISPAGEVRMLASGAYQSPIIPSAEPIP
- the clpB gene encoding ATP-dependent chaperone ClpB; this encodes MDMNRLTQKSQQALQEAQTIAGRLNQTEVDGEHLLLALLDQPDGLIPRLIDQSGADTRALRTALSDELARRPKVTGPGATPGQVYVTQRLAKVLDAAEQEAKRLKDEYVSVEHLLLALTDEGSRTAAGRLLKEYGVTKDAFLSALTRIRGHQRVTSATPEASYEALEKYGRDLVSEARSGRMDPVIGRDAEIRRVIQILSRKTKNNPVLIGDPGVGKTAIVEGLAQRIVRGDVPDGLRDRTIFSLDMSSLVAGAKYRGEFEERLQAVLSEVKAGEGRILLFVDELHTVVGAGGGAEGAMDAGNMLKPMLARGELHMIGATTMEEYRKYVETDAALERRFQQVLVDEPSVEDTVSILRGLRERLEVFHGVKIQDTALVAAATLSHRYISDRFLPDKAIDLVDEACARLRTEIDSMPAELDEITRRVTRLEIEDAALAKESDPASAKRLDELRRELSDLRAESDAMHAQWEAERQAIRRVQDLRQELEQVRQEAEEAERAYDLNRAAELRYGTLTELDRRLAAEEERLDTKQGENRLLREVVTEDEIAEIVAAWTGIPVTRLQEGEREKLLRLDEILTERVVGQDEAVKLVTDAIIRARSGIRDPRRPIGSFIFLGPTGVGKTELAKTLAAALFDSEENMIRLDMSEYQERHTVSRLVGAPPGYVGYEEGGQLTEAVRRKPYSVVLFDEIEKAHADVFNTLLQVLDDGRITDSQGRTVDFRNTVVIMTSNIGSAHLLDGVTADGEIKPDVRALVLSELQSHFRPEFLNRVDDIVLFKPLGMTQIEHIVELQFNDLRKRLAERQITVELSNPARDLIAQQGFDPVYGARPLRRYISHEVETLIGRALIRGDVQDGTAIRVDAQNGELVITYGESTERDVRKAA
- a CDS encoding GNAT family N-acetyltransferase; translation: MPRLQLLRLDHAPALLRFERENRDYFAASIPDRGDEYFAHFDARHDELLAEQAAGLRFFHLVMDDSGAVLGRVNLVDVADGSADLGYRIAERAAGRGLATTAVREVCALAVAEYGLSTLRAATTLDNTGSRTVLARTGFRSVGEILLSGRPGLRFVRELRDTDRAVPEWADDAVQGIGSAEGMIGD